Proteins encoded within one genomic window of Papaver somniferum cultivar HN1 unplaced genomic scaffold, ASM357369v1 unplaced-scaffold_152, whole genome shotgun sequence:
- the LOC113336282 gene encoding uncharacterized protein LOC113336282 gives MRGGSSSTPTASVSSNKRPPRPPPNASSDGGANSAGGASAAKDASVAGDASADGDATEAVIKVTETHSNKRKTPEDATEDDTEVSQVTEPKGKKRSDVWNHFDMDPKPSKYAKCRHCKTKIAAQGTKYGTGYHYNLLWNTQFLHMQSVFTVTNYFLSTLLGMNL, from the exons ATGCGAGGAGGATCCAGTTCAACACCTACTGCCTCTGTTTCTTCTAATAAGCGGCCACCTCGACCTCCACCTAATGCAAGTTCAGATGGAGGTGCAAATTCAGCTGGAGGTGCAAGTGCTGCTAAAGATGCTAGTGTTGCTGGAGATGCTAGTGCAGATGGAGATGCAACTGAAGCTGTCATAAAAGTGAcagaaacacatagcaataagcgTAAAACCCCTGAAGATGCAACTGAAGATGACACAGAAGTGAGTCAAGTGACAGAACCAAAGGGAAAGAAACGTTCTGATGTGTGGAACCACTTTGATATGGACCCCAAGCCTTCGAAATATGCAAAATGTCGCCACTGTAAGACAAAGATTGCAGCTCAGGGTACCAAGTATGGGACAG GTTACCATTACAACCTCCTGTGGAATACCCAATTTCTACACATGCAAAGTGTATTCACTGTAACAAACTATTTCCTGTCGACCCTTTTAGGAATGAACTTATGA